From the genome of Pirellulales bacterium, one region includes:
- a CDS encoding HlyD family efflux transporter periplasmic adaptor subunit, protein MSLESSSHEFRVPEADWQEIDELVDDVSRLAGSDLSVAEFHVGLLQRAVRGLAAVGGAIWIQRGPGQIALETQIHLDALPLAENWADAQRHTYLLEAALSTGSAAVVAPLSAMSGHPQAANPTAYLLVLAPLPVDAGTSGVIEVFQRPGVSPAAERGYLRFLSTLSELAGDFQRNRQLRQLQDREILWGRFERFVEQIHTTLDVRQTAYTIANDGRSLVGCDRLSVGVLRGRKCRLLASSGVDQFDRRASGVQLLERLAAVVAKIDEPLWHDDNRSPLPPQIETPLEAALDDTHARAMAVLPLHAIEPREPAPTKESPGKLPEPGRLVGVLIAERFDNGIFDPPQRERIEAVARQSAVALANAQAYRNVPFMPALQAVGRLNWLPKALVALGVAAAVVAALVFVPVDFDVTAHGQLQPERRQEVFARSDGIVVGDDLKVAHGDRVERGQLLGTLRRPQLDFESSRIDGELRTAQEKLSALRNSRLAAGQDNAGGGDKVEQLAAEEEEAKAQLTSLAHQQEILAGQRADLEMRSPLAGTVLTWNVRELLAARPVTRGQVLLTVADLSGPWVLEIQVPDDRIGHVLAAEEASAHADKPLAMSFIVATEPGTTHAGHVKRIALATQTDKTTGATVLVTADFDRTAIPADELRPGATVVAKIHCGRRSLGYVWLHQLWETIQSRVLF, encoded by the coding sequence ATGAGCCTCGAATCTTCATCGCATGAATTTCGCGTTCCCGAGGCGGATTGGCAGGAAATCGACGAATTGGTCGACGACGTGTCGCGGCTGGCTGGCAGCGATCTTTCGGTGGCGGAGTTTCACGTCGGGCTTTTGCAACGGGCGGTGCGCGGACTGGCGGCCGTCGGCGGGGCGATCTGGATCCAGCGCGGCCCGGGCCAGATTGCCCTCGAGACTCAGATCCATCTCGATGCCCTGCCGCTCGCCGAAAATTGGGCCGACGCCCAGCGACATACCTACCTGCTGGAAGCAGCCTTGTCGACCGGCAGCGCTGCGGTGGTGGCCCCCTTGTCGGCGATGAGCGGCCATCCGCAAGCCGCGAATCCGACGGCCTACTTGCTCGTGTTGGCGCCGCTGCCGGTCGACGCGGGAACCAGCGGGGTGATCGAAGTGTTTCAGCGGCCAGGAGTGTCGCCGGCGGCGGAGCGCGGTTACCTTCGGTTTCTCTCCACGCTTAGCGAATTGGCGGGCGATTTCCAACGCAATCGCCAACTTCGCCAACTGCAAGATCGCGAAATCCTCTGGGGCCGCTTCGAACGCTTCGTCGAGCAAATCCACACCACCCTCGACGTCCGCCAAACCGCCTACACGATCGCCAACGACGGCCGGTCGCTGGTCGGGTGCGATCGGCTGAGCGTCGGCGTCCTTCGCGGCCGCAAATGCCGGTTGCTGGCCTCCAGCGGCGTCGATCAATTCGACCGCCGGGCGAGCGGCGTGCAACTGCTCGAACGGCTGGCGGCGGTCGTGGCCAAGATCGACGAGCCGCTGTGGCACGACGACAATCGATCGCCGTTACCGCCGCAAATCGAAACGCCGCTCGAAGCCGCGCTCGACGATACGCACGCCCGCGCCATGGCCGTGCTCCCGCTGCACGCCATCGAGCCGCGCGAGCCGGCGCCCACCAAAGAGTCGCCCGGGAAGTTGCCCGAGCCCGGGCGGTTGGTCGGCGTGTTGATTGCCGAGCGATTCGATAACGGAATTTTCGATCCGCCCCAACGCGAGCGGATCGAAGCCGTCGCGCGGCAAAGCGCCGTGGCGCTTGCCAACGCGCAAGCGTATCGAAACGTTCCGTTCATGCCGGCGTTGCAAGCGGTTGGGCGACTCAACTGGTTGCCGAAGGCGCTGGTGGCGCTCGGCGTCGCGGCGGCAGTCGTCGCGGCGCTTGTGTTCGTTCCCGTGGATTTCGACGTCACGGCCCACGGCCAATTGCAGCCCGAACGGCGGCAGGAAGTGTTTGCCCGATCGGATGGGATCGTGGTCGGCGACGATTTGAAAGTGGCGCATGGCGATAGGGTGGAACGGGGGCAATTGCTCGGCACGCTCCGTCGCCCGCAGTTGGATTTCGAATCGAGCCGCATCGACGGCGAACTGCGGACGGCTCAGGAGAAATTGAGCGCCCTGCGGAATTCGCGGCTCGCCGCGGGACAGGACAACGCCGGGGGCGGCGACAAAGTCGAGCAGCTTGCCGCCGAAGAAGAGGAAGCCAAAGCTCAGTTGACAAGCCTTGCCCACCAGCAAGAAATTCTTGCCGGGCAGCGTGCCGATCTGGAAATGCGCAGCCCGCTCGCCGGAACCGTGCTTACCTGGAACGTGCGCGAATTGCTCGCCGCGCGGCCGGTGACTCGCGGGCAAGTCTTGCTAACGGTGGCCGATCTCAGCGGACCGTGGGTGCTCGAGATTCAAGTGCCCGACGACCGGATCGGCCATGTGCTGGCGGCGGAAGAAGCTTCGGCCCACGCCGATAAGCCGTTGGCTATGTCGTTTATCGTGGCCACCGAGCCGGGCACGACGCACGCGGGGCACGTGAAACGGATTGCCTTGGCCACGCAAACGGACAAGACGACCGGCGCCACGGTGCTGGTAACGGCAGATTTCGATCGCACGGCGATCCCGGCCGATGAATTGCGACCGGGAGCGACGGTGGTTGCCAAAATCCATTGCGGCCGGCGGTCGCTGGGCTATGTCTGGCTACACCAGTTATGGGAAACGATCCAATCCCGCGTATTATTCTGA